From Salmo salar chromosome ssa04, Ssal_v3.1, whole genome shotgun sequence, one genomic window encodes:
- the LOC123742489 gene encoding rhomboid domain-containing protein 2-like: protein MLALPWLFLFITTLLVPHTVFLCNVMAIIAGGIYGKGWLSLLDMSDARASVLDKKKPFRLLRNIDVLYVPASIEARRKTVHPPIIPTPGSYPVQAYAPVSSTSNLQATETTPKTFEGWAHSYYTQGSPVQVSGYYGHNHGYGLKLWAKLRTW, encoded by the exons ATGTTAGCCCTGCCCTGGCTGTTTCTGTTCATCACAACACTTTTGGTCCCACACACTGTCTTCCTTTGCAATGTCATGGCCATCATCGCAGGGGGGATCT ACGGAAAGGGCTGGCTCTCACTTCTGGACATGTCCGATGCCAGGGCATCAGTGCTGGACAAGAAGAAGCCTTTCAGGCTGCTGAGGAACATTGATGTCCTGTATGTCCCTGCATCAATAGAGGCGAGAAGGAAGACAGTCCACCCACC AATCATTCCAACCCCAGGCTCCTACCCAGTCCAAGCCTACGCTCCAGTGTCTTCTACCTCCAACCTACAGGCTACCGAGACCACACCAAAGACATTTGAAGGCTGGGCCCACTCCTACTATACACAGGGGAGCCCTGTTCAGGTCTCAGGTTATTACGGACACAACCATGGATATGGCCTCAAGCTTTGGGCCAAGTTACGGACATGGTGA
- the LOC123742486 gene encoding uncharacterized protein isoform X1, protein MDRSDERIKRALRRCPYVLNPVRVNTPDSVMWPTGKVHRRPRPSTSAQTPQIHKRPPIIESCGQEQTSGDGRDINPEPLSQSGRVTRLMERNYDGVISSSNSDDISIYSFTDCESESDDEDHERRTPPLIVKDEEDGKVTKFEVRDMVEDDNLSLHSLDESDFLIIVAKPNILLPASVSALKKASRLTELVPTVRPCKEQQDKKTQWTNTNKESLRRIKKNWPP, encoded by the exons ATGGACCGTAGTGATGAGAGAATCAAAAGAGCTTTAAGGCGCTGCCCTTATGTG TTGAATCCAGTGAGGGTGAACACCCCTGATTCTGTGATGTGGCCAACCGGTAAGGTGCACAGAAGACCAAGGCCT TCTACTTCAGCGCAGACCCCTCAGATCCACAAAAGGCCT CCAATCATTGAGAGCTGTGGGCAGGAACAGACATCTGGGGATGGACGGGACATCAATCCAGAGCCTCTCAGCCAG tctggAAGGGTGACTCGGCTGATGGAGAGAAATTATGATGGGGTCATCTCATCCTCCAACTCTGATGACATCTCTATCTACTCCTTCACTGACTGTGAATCTGAG TCTGATGATGAGGATCATGAAAGGAGGACACCACCGCTGATAGTGAAGGATGAGGAGGATGGAAAGGTGACAAAGTTTGAAGTGAGGGATATGGTAGAGGACGAcaatctgtctctccactccttggATGAATCAGACTTTCTG ATTATTGTGGCCAAGCCCAACATCCTTCTCCCTGCCTCTGTGAGTGCCCTGAAGAAGGCATCACGCCTGACGGAGTTGGTCCCTACTGTCCGGCCCTGCAAGGAGCAGCAGGACAAGAAGACACAGTGGACCAACACCAACAAGGAGAGCCTGAGGAGGATAAAAAAAAACTGGCCTCCATAG
- the LOC123742486 gene encoding uncharacterized protein isoform X2: MDRSDERIKRALRRCPYVLNPVRVNTPDSVMWPTGKVHRRPRPSTSAQTPQIHKRPPIIESCGQEQTSGDGRDINPEPLSQSGRVTRLMERNYDGVISSSNSDDISIYSFTDCESESDDEDHERRTPPLIVKDEEDGKVTKFEVRDMVEDDNLSLHSLDESDFLCDNGNDASAEDSPGPSKEPQRKGASLKDPRLVFSYICVFVC, encoded by the exons ATGGACCGTAGTGATGAGAGAATCAAAAGAGCTTTAAGGCGCTGCCCTTATGTG TTGAATCCAGTGAGGGTGAACACCCCTGATTCTGTGATGTGGCCAACCGGTAAGGTGCACAGAAGACCAAGGCCT TCTACTTCAGCGCAGACCCCTCAGATCCACAAAAGGCCT CCAATCATTGAGAGCTGTGGGCAGGAACAGACATCTGGGGATGGACGGGACATCAATCCAGAGCCTCTCAGCCAG tctggAAGGGTGACTCGGCTGATGGAGAGAAATTATGATGGGGTCATCTCATCCTCCAACTCTGATGACATCTCTATCTACTCCTTCACTGACTGTGAATCTGAG TCTGATGATGAGGATCATGAAAGGAGGACACCACCGCTGATAGTGAAGGATGAGGAGGATGGAAAGGTGACAAAGTTTGAAGTGAGGGATATGGTAGAGGACGAcaatctgtctctccactccttggATGAATCAGACTTTCTG TGTGATAATGGCAATGATGCCTCTGCTGAGGACAGTCCTGGGCCTTCAAAGGAACCACAGAGAAAAGGGGCTTCACTGAAGGACCCTCGACTGGTATTCTCTtacatttgtgtgtttgtgtgttag
- the LOC123742486 gene encoding uncharacterized protein isoform X3 has translation MWPTGKVHRRPRPSTSAQTPQIHKRPPIIESCGQEQTSGDGRDINPEPLSQSGRVTRLMERNYDGVISSSNSDDISIYSFTDCESESDDEDHERRTPPLIVKDEEDGKVTKFEVRDMVEDDNLSLHSLDESDFLIIVAKPNILLPASVSALKKASRLTELVPTVRPCKEQQDKKTQWTNTNKESLRRIKKNWPP, from the exons ATGTGGCCAACCGGTAAGGTGCACAGAAGACCAAGGCCT TCTACTTCAGCGCAGACCCCTCAGATCCACAAAAGGCCT CCAATCATTGAGAGCTGTGGGCAGGAACAGACATCTGGGGATGGACGGGACATCAATCCAGAGCCTCTCAGCCAG tctggAAGGGTGACTCGGCTGATGGAGAGAAATTATGATGGGGTCATCTCATCCTCCAACTCTGATGACATCTCTATCTACTCCTTCACTGACTGTGAATCTGAG TCTGATGATGAGGATCATGAAAGGAGGACACCACCGCTGATAGTGAAGGATGAGGAGGATGGAAAGGTGACAAAGTTTGAAGTGAGGGATATGGTAGAGGACGAcaatctgtctctccactccttggATGAATCAGACTTTCTG ATTATTGTGGCCAAGCCCAACATCCTTCTCCCTGCCTCTGTGAGTGCCCTGAAGAAGGCATCACGCCTGACGGAGTTGGTCCCTACTGTCCGGCCCTGCAAGGAGCAGCAGGACAAGAAGACACAGTGGACCAACACCAACAAGGAGAGCCTGAGGAGGATAAAAAAAAACTGGCCTCCATAG
- the LOC123742483 gene encoding uncharacterized protein, translated as MGRRKEERLRDEDVNREDKGRMGEEVRALIQVMKRNCSERDLEAVNLDTWLNDLERLKVAFKKCTGEMAKMSPGKVSGPVSGLSPLVTSGPRTLAEALRALPSAVARPSQKDVPKPPTPPSPVSVIVALPAVEYLPYHRSPRLAPITNLSENGRKLLQKMSGVTPQEGKVKRKKSKGKKQVKKEKASKMQQVENVGESKEDKKEEKKSLRKRFLQWLLPKLRCSKK; from the exons atggggaggaggaaggaggaaagaCTGAGGGATGAAGATGTGAATAGGGAAGACAAAGGGAGGATGGGCGAAGAGGTGAGGGCACTGATCCAAGTGATGAAGAGAAACTGCAGTGAACGTGATCTTGAGGCAGTAAACCTGGACACTTGGCTGAATGACTTGGAAAGGTTGAAAGTGGCCTTCAAGAAATGCACTGGAGAGATGGCCAAAATG AGCCCAGGGAAAGTCTCTGGTCCTGTGTCTGGCCTCTCTCCTCTTGTGACCTCAGGACCCCGGACCCTGGCTGAAGCCCTACGGGCCCTGCCCTCTGCTGTGGCCCGTCCCTCCCAAAAGGATGTCCCAAAGCCTCCGACACCTCCAAGCCCCGTCTCTGTCATTGTTGCTTTGCCTGCTGTGGAGTACTTACCATACCACCGCAGCCCTCGCCTGGCCCCAATCACCAACCTGAGTGAGAACGGCAGGAAGCTGCTCCAGAAAATGTCAGGAGTGACCCCACAG GAAGGGAAGGTCAAAAGGAAAAAGAGCAAGGGAAAAAAGCAAGTGAAGAAAGAGAAGGCCAGCAAGATGCAGCAGGTGGAAAATGTTGGAGAAAGTAAGGAGGACAAGAAAGAGGAAAAgaagagtctgaggaagag GTTTCTCCAGTGGCTGCTGCCCAAACTGAGATGTTCGAAGAAATAA